Proteins encoded together in one Pseudomonas arsenicoxydans window:
- a CDS encoding sulfurtransferase TusA family protein has protein sequence MTDAVAHDAELDASGLNCPLPLLKAKLELNRLASGAVLKVTATDAGSQRDFRTFARLAGHTLLREEDEAGIYRYWLKKA, from the coding sequence ATGACCGATGCTGTAGCCCATGACGCCGAACTGGACGCCAGTGGCCTCAATTGTCCCTTGCCCTTGCTCAAGGCCAAGCTGGAGCTCAATCGGCTGGCCAGTGGCGCTGTGCTCAAGGTCACCGCGACAGATGCCGGCTCCCAGCGCGACTTTCGCACCTTTGCCCGGTTGGCCGGTCATACGCTGCTTCGCGAAGAAGATGAGGCGGGTATTTACCGCTATTGGTTGAAAAAAGCCTGA